The DNA segment CCGACGAGCGGATCGACGCCGCCGTGGAGCGGCTGATGAAGGACCCCCCTGCCCCCCGCCGTTCGCAGGCTCACGGCGGGCCCCTGCAGGGGGGCCGTTAAGAGCTCGCCGCGGCGCGGTGGCCGGCCGGGCTGACCCCGGTGACCCGCTTGAACGCCGTGCTGAGCGCGAACGGGGTGGCGTACCCGACCCGCCGGGCGATGCCGGCGACGGTGAGCGCGGGGTCGGCGAGCAGGTCGGCGGCCAGCGCGATCCGCCAGCCGGTGAGGTAGCTCATCGGGGGCTCGCCCACGAGGTCGGTGAAGCGCCGGGCCAGCGTGGCCCGGGAGACCCCGACCGCGGACGCCAGCGAGCCGACCGTCCACGGTTCGGCCGGGCGGTCGTGCACCAGGCGGAGCGCGGGACCCACCACCGGGTCGCCGTGCGCCAGGTACCAGCCCGGTGCACCGGTGCCGGGCTGGGCGGCCCAGGCCCGCAGCGCGCTGACCAGGGCGACGTCGAGCAGCCGGTCCAGCACCGCCTCCTGGCCGGGGGCGTCCCGGGCCATCTCCGCGGCCAGCAGCCCGGTGACCGCGGCGGTGGCCTCGTCGGGCGGGACGACGACCAGCGCTGGCAGCGCCCGGACCAGCCGCTCGCCGACGGCGCCGGGCACGGTGTAGGTGCCGGTCAGCAGGGTGGTCTCCCCGTCGGCGTCGTTGCCCCAGGCGCGGGTGCCGAGGCCGGCCATCACCGCGGCGCCCAGCGGGGTGCACACCTGGCCCGGCCCGATCGCCACCTGCGGGGCCGTCGCCGGGTCGTCGGCCACCGTGTAGGGCTCCGGTCCGCGCAGCAGGGCGACGGCGCCGGTGCCCAGCCGCTCGGCCCGCCCGCCGATGAGCACCCACGCCGTCCCGCGGAGCACGGCCAGCACCGTCAGCGGCGCCTCGTCGGCGATCCGCATCGACCAGGGGGCGCGGAGCACCGAGCGCAGCAGGAAGGCGCCGCTGGCCCGCGGGCCGTTCAGCAGTGCGGCCACGGCGTCCACGATGCCGAACCTAGACGCTCGCGCATGTCCTCGGGCGTCTCGACGATGGCCCGTCTCGACGCGGACCGCTGGACTGGGTCCATGACACGAGAGCTGACGTTGGTGACGGGCGGCACCGGTACGACCGGTCGCCGCGTGGTGGAGCGACTGGCGGCGCGGGGGGCGCAGGTGCGGGTGGCCTCACGGCACAGCGCCTGCATGCTGGACTGGGAGGAGCCGAGCACCTGGGCGCCGGCGCTGGCCGGGGCGACCCGGCTGTACCTAACCTACGCGCCGGACCTGGCCGTGCCGGGGGCCGCGGACACCCTGGCGGCCTTCACGGAGAGCGCGGCGGCCGCCGGGGTGCGGCGGGTCGTGCTGCTCTCCGGCCGCGGTGAGCCGGGCGCGCAGGCCGCCGAGCGCGCGGTGCGGGCCGTCGCCGACAGCGCCGGGGTAGAGCTGACGGTGCTGCGGTGCAGCTGGTTCGTGCAGAACTTCACCGAGGGCCAGTTCGCCCCCTCGCTGCAGGCCGGGGAGCTGGCCCTGCCGGTCGGCGACGTCGTCGAGCCGTTCCTGGACGCCGACGACGTGGCCGACGCGGCGGTCGCGGCCCTGCTGGAGGAGGGCCACGCGGGCCGGACGTACGAGCTGACCGGGCCGCGTGCGCTCGGCTTCGCCGAGGCGGTGCGGGAGTGCGCCGCGGCGATGGGTCGGGCGGTCACCTTCCAGCAGGTGCCGCCGGCCGCGTTCCGGGCGGCGCTGGCCGCCGACGGGGTGCCGGACGACGTCCTGGACCTGCTGGCCCACCTGTTCACCGAGGTGCTCGACGGGCGCAACTCCCGGACGACGGACGGCGTGCAGCAGGTGCTCGGGCGCCCGCCCACCGACCTGGCGACCGCGGTGCGGCGCAGCGCG comes from the Modestobacter italicus genome and includes:
- a CDS encoding AraC family transcriptional regulator, with the translated sequence MDAVAALLNGPRASGAFLLRSVLRAPWSMRIADEAPLTVLAVLRGTAWVLIGGRAERLGTGAVALLRGPEPYTVADDPATAPQVAIGPGQVCTPLGAAVMAGLGTRAWGNDADGETTLLTGTYTVPGAVGERLVRALPALVVVPPDEATAAVTGLLAAEMARDAPGQEAVLDRLLDVALVSALRAWAAQPGTGAPGWYLAHGDPVVGPALRLVHDRPAEPWTVGSLASAVGVSRATLARRFTDLVGEPPMSYLTGWRIALAADLLADPALTVAGIARRVGYATPFALSTAFKRVTGVSPAGHRAAASS
- a CDS encoding NAD(P)H-binding protein; translated protein: MTRELTLVTGGTGTTGRRVVERLAARGAQVRVASRHSACMLDWEEPSTWAPALAGATRLYLTYAPDLAVPGAADTLAAFTESAAAAGVRRVVLLSGRGEPGAQAAERAVRAVADSAGVELTVLRCSWFVQNFTEGQFAPSLQAGELALPVGDVVEPFLDADDVADAAVAALLEEGHAGRTYELTGPRALGFAEAVRECAAAMGRAVTFQQVPPAAFRAALAADGVPDDVLDLLAHLFTEVLDGRNSRTTDGVQQVLGRPPTDLATAVRRSAASGCWA